A DNA window from Labrys wisconsinensis contains the following coding sequences:
- a CDS encoding prephenate dehydratase, with the protein MIQPKTIAFQGEPGANSHIACLDVFPDAKPLPCATFEDALSAVTSGEAELGMIPIDNSVAGRVADIHHLMPTSGLHIVGEYFLPIRHQLMAVRGASLATVKAAHSHVQALGQCRNTLRKLGLKAVTEADTAGSARLMRDWQDPTRAAIASRLAAEIYGLDILAQDIEDETHNTTRFLMLAREPDWARDADGKAVTTLIFNVRNLPAALYKAMGGFATNGVNMTKLESYMIGGHFAATQFYADVEGHPEDAGLRRALDELSFFSTNMRILGVYPPHPARWERLPAAE; encoded by the coding sequence ATGATCCAGCCGAAGACCATCGCCTTCCAGGGCGAGCCGGGCGCCAATTCCCACATCGCCTGCCTCGACGTGTTCCCGGACGCCAAGCCGCTGCCGTGCGCCACCTTCGAGGATGCGCTCTCGGCCGTCACCAGCGGCGAGGCCGAGCTCGGCATGATCCCGATCGACAATTCGGTCGCCGGTCGCGTCGCCGACATCCATCACCTGATGCCGACCTCGGGCCTCCATATCGTCGGCGAATATTTCCTGCCGATCCGCCACCAGCTCATGGCGGTGCGCGGGGCGAGCCTTGCCACCGTCAAGGCAGCGCACAGCCACGTGCAGGCGCTCGGCCAGTGCCGCAACACCCTGCGCAAGCTCGGCCTCAAGGCGGTGACCGAGGCCGACACCGCCGGGTCCGCCCGGCTGATGCGCGACTGGCAGGATCCGACCAGGGCGGCCATCGCCTCGCGCCTGGCGGCCGAGATCTACGGCCTCGACATCCTGGCCCAGGACATCGAGGACGAGACCCACAACACCACCCGCTTCCTCATGCTCGCGCGCGAGCCGGACTGGGCCCGCGACGCCGACGGCAAGGCGGTGACGACGCTGATCTTCAACGTGCGCAACCTTCCCGCCGCCCTCTACAAGGCGATGGGCGGCTTTGCCACCAACGGCGTCAACATGACCAAGCTGGAGAGCTACATGATCGGCGGCCATTTCGCCGCCACGCAGTTCTACGCCGACGTCGAAGGCCATCCGGAGGATGCCGGCCTGCGCCGGGCGCTGGACGAATTGTCGTTCTTCTCCACCAACATGCGTATCCTCGGCGTCTACCCGCCGCATCCCGCCCGCTGGGAGCGCCTGCCGGCGGCCGAGTGA
- a CDS encoding ABC transporter permease → MTRTSPAFSPARVAALVLRYLYLLRSSWPRLLELIYWPAMQLLVWGFLQSYIARNASTPALVAGTFVGSVLLWDILFRGQMGFSITFLEEMWSRNMGNLMMSPLRPTEFVLALMAMSLVRLAIGMLPVTAMALFFFGFNLYGFGLALVFFFVNLILTSWAVGIVVSGLILRNGMGAEGLAWSLMFLMMPLACVYYPVATLPAVLRPVAWALPPTYVFEGMRALVIDHVLRADLMLTAFAINAALFAVAVLVFVRLLDGARRQGMLMQMGE, encoded by the coding sequence ATGACGCGGACCTCGCCCGCCTTCTCGCCCGCCCGCGTCGCCGCCCTGGTGCTGCGCTATCTCTACCTCCTGCGCTCGTCCTGGCCGCGGCTGCTCGAGCTGATCTACTGGCCCGCGATGCAGCTCCTGGTCTGGGGCTTCCTGCAGAGCTACATCGCCCGCAACGCCTCGACGCCGGCGCTGGTGGCCGGCACCTTCGTCGGCTCGGTGCTGCTGTGGGACATCCTGTTCCGCGGCCAGATGGGCTTCTCCATCACCTTCCTGGAGGAGATGTGGTCGCGCAACATGGGCAACCTGATGATGAGCCCGCTGCGCCCGACCGAATTCGTGCTGGCGCTGATGGCGATGAGCCTGGTGCGCCTCGCCATCGGCATGCTGCCGGTGACGGCGATGGCGCTCTTCTTCTTCGGCTTCAACCTCTACGGCTTCGGCCTGGCGCTGGTGTTCTTCTTCGTCAACCTGATCCTGACGAGCTGGGCGGTCGGCATCGTCGTGTCCGGGCTGATCCTGCGCAACGGCATGGGCGCGGAGGGCCTGGCGTGGTCGCTGATGTTCCTGATGATGCCGCTCGCCTGCGTCTACTACCCCGTCGCCACGCTGCCGGCCGTCCTCCGGCCGGTCGCCTGGGCCCTGCCGCCGACCTATGTGTTCGAGGGCATGCGGGCGCTGGTGATCGACCATGTGCTGCGCGCCGACCTGATGCTGACCGCCTTCGCGATCAACGCCGCGCTCTTCGCCGTGGCCGTGCTCGTCTTCGTGCGCCTGCTCGACGGCGCCCGGCGGCAGGGCATGCTGATGCAGATGGGCGAGTGA
- a CDS encoding sugar phosphate isomerase/epimerase family protein, protein MSGMPARIPIGLAAREGQPDLSTLAQGLDELADLGLDMVELPAYAFDLLVGGRPLQGRIRELELACRDRSHGFTVHGPLATNFMAPAPRLPRFLEVTKAFVEIAARIGARHLVVHAGMLQEGELAGAEDAYARQREWLAKAGEFAAPHGVILCVENLFDWPPFVATPSPARLAREIAAIGHPAVRATFDLSHGFIHAAQHGHDFLAEAEALAPYARHLHLHDSFGQPDLPWTYAGAEAVAFGTGDLHLPLGWGALPWDAIAERCRFPAGVVAIHELNPRFWRDQREAIAASRGLADRLRTA, encoded by the coding sequence ATGTCCGGCATGCCCGCCCGCATTCCCATCGGCCTCGCCGCCCGCGAAGGCCAGCCCGATCTGTCCACCCTGGCGCAGGGCCTGGACGAGCTCGCCGATCTCGGCCTCGACATGGTCGAGCTGCCGGCCTACGCCTTCGACCTGCTGGTCGGCGGCCGGCCGCTGCAGGGCCGCATCCGCGAGCTCGAGCTCGCCTGCCGCGACCGCAGCCACGGCTTCACCGTGCACGGGCCGCTCGCCACCAACTTCATGGCGCCGGCGCCGCGGCTGCCGCGCTTCCTGGAGGTGACCAAGGCCTTCGTCGAGATCGCCGCCCGCATCGGCGCGCGCCACCTCGTCGTCCATGCCGGCATGCTGCAGGAGGGCGAGCTGGCCGGAGCCGAGGACGCCTATGCCCGCCAGCGCGAATGGCTTGCCAAGGCCGGCGAGTTCGCCGCGCCGCACGGCGTGATCCTGTGCGTGGAGAACCTCTTCGACTGGCCGCCCTTCGTGGCGACGCCGAGCCCGGCGCGGCTCGCCCGCGAGATCGCCGCCATCGGCCATCCCGCCGTGCGCGCCACCTTCGACCTCAGCCACGGCTTCATCCACGCCGCCCAGCACGGCCATGACTTCCTGGCCGAGGCCGAGGCGCTCGCGCCCTATGCCCGCCATCTGCACCTGCACGACTCCTTCGGCCAGCCCGACCTGCCCTGGACCTATGCCGGCGCCGAGGCGGTCGCCTTCGGCACCGGCGACCTGCACCTGCCGCTCGGCTGGGGCGCCCTGCCCTGGGACGCCATCGCCGAGCGCTGCCGCTTCCCGGCCGGGGTGGTCGCCATTCACGAGCTCAATCCGCGCTTCTGGCGCGACCAGCGGGAGGCGATCGCCGCCTCGCGGGGCCTGGCCGACCGGTTGCGCACGGCCTGA
- a CDS encoding ABC transporter ATP-binding protein, with translation MTAPLLSVRDLSVAFHQEGQASLAVDRVSFALDKGETLAIVGESGSGKSVTALSIVQLLNYPAASHPSGEILFKGRNLVGAGEEAMRRVRGADITMVFQEPMTSLNPLHTIERQVGEILKVHRGLRGAAARRRTLELLDQVGIRDAESRLGAFPHQLSGGQRQRVMIAMALANEPDLLIADEPTTALDVTVQAQILTLLKEIQGRLGMAMLFITHDLGIVRKIADRVCVMLKGQVVEAGPTAEIFAAPQHDYTRRLLAAEPKGEPQPVAAEAPVVVRTDGLKVWFPIKTGLLRRTTGHVKAVDGVAVTVRTGETLGVVGESGSGKTTLGLAVLRLIASEGPILYLGRDIQGFDAAAMRPLRREMQVVFQDPYGSLSPRMSVAEIVGEGLKVQNPRLRAAERRARVARALADVGLDPATMDRYPHEFSGGQRQRIAIARAMALEPKFVVLDEPTSALDMSVQAQIVDLLRTLQATRNLAYLFISHDLKVVRALANQVVVMRHGQVVEQGPARQIFESPQTDYTKALIAAAFAIETTRDDVVAQ, from the coding sequence ATGACCGCTCCCCTCCTCTCCGTGCGGGACCTCTCCGTCGCCTTCCATCAGGAGGGGCAGGCGTCGCTGGCCGTCGACCGGGTCTCTTTCGCCCTCGACAAGGGCGAGACTCTCGCCATCGTCGGGGAATCGGGGTCCGGCAAGTCGGTGACGGCGCTCTCCATCGTGCAGCTCCTCAACTACCCCGCCGCCTCCCATCCTTCCGGCGAGATCCTGTTCAAGGGCCGCAACCTCGTCGGCGCCGGCGAGGAGGCCATGCGCCGGGTGCGCGGCGCCGACATCACCATGGTGTTCCAGGAGCCGATGACGTCGCTCAACCCGCTGCACACCATCGAGCGGCAGGTGGGGGAGATCCTGAAAGTCCATCGCGGCCTCCGGGGCGCCGCCGCCCGCCGCCGCACGCTCGAGCTCCTCGACCAGGTCGGCATCCGCGATGCCGAGAGCCGGCTCGGCGCCTTTCCGCACCAGCTCTCCGGCGGCCAGCGCCAGCGCGTGATGATCGCCATGGCGCTCGCCAACGAGCCCGACCTCCTGATCGCCGACGAGCCGACCACGGCGCTCGACGTCACCGTGCAGGCGCAGATCCTGACCCTGCTCAAGGAGATCCAGGGCCGGCTCGGCATGGCGATGCTGTTCATCACCCACGACCTCGGCATCGTGCGCAAGATCGCCGACCGGGTCTGCGTCATGCTGAAGGGGCAGGTGGTCGAGGCCGGGCCGACGGCGGAGATCTTCGCCGCGCCGCAGCACGACTATACCCGCCGCCTGCTCGCCGCCGAGCCGAAGGGCGAGCCGCAGCCGGTCGCCGCCGAGGCGCCGGTGGTGGTGCGCACCGACGGCCTCAAGGTCTGGTTCCCGATCAAGACCGGGCTGCTGCGCCGTACTACCGGGCATGTGAAGGCGGTCGACGGGGTGGCGGTGACGGTGCGCACCGGCGAGACGCTCGGCGTGGTCGGCGAGAGCGGCTCGGGCAAGACCACGCTCGGCCTCGCCGTGCTGCGGCTGATCGCCAGCGAGGGGCCGATCCTCTATCTCGGGCGCGACATCCAGGGCTTCGACGCGGCAGCCATGCGGCCGCTGCGCCGGGAGATGCAGGTGGTGTTCCAGGACCCCTACGGCTCGCTGTCGCCGCGCATGTCGGTGGCCGAGATCGTCGGGGAGGGGCTCAAGGTCCAGAATCCGCGGCTGCGGGCGGCCGAGCGGCGCGCCAGGGTGGCACGGGCGCTCGCCGATGTCGGCCTCGACCCCGCGACCATGGACCGCTACCCCCACGAGTTCTCCGGCGGCCAGCGCCAGCGCATCGCCATTGCCCGGGCCATGGCGCTGGAGCCGAAATTCGTGGTGCTGGACGAGCCGACCTCGGCGCTCGACATGTCGGTGCAGGCGCAGATCGTCGACCTTCTGCGCACGCTGCAGGCGACGCGGAACCTCGCCTATCTCTTCATCAGCCACGACCTCAAGGTGGTGCGGGCGCTCGCCAACCAGGTGGTGGTGATGCGTCACGGCCAGGTGGTCGAGCAGGGCCCGGCCAGGCAGATCTTCGAGAGCCCGCAGACCGACTATACCAAGGCGCTGATCGCTGCGGCCTTCGCCATCGAGACCACCCGGGACGACGTGGTGGCGCAGTAG
- the modB gene encoding molybdate ABC transporter permease subunit, with amino-acid sequence MVALTPEEWTAVALSLKVSSVATLASLPFGVAAAWLLARTRFPGKALFDGLVHLPLVLPPVVTGYVLLLLFGRRGPIGGFLAEQFGLVFAFRWTGAALACAVMGFPLLVRAIRLSIEAIDPKLESAAGTLGARPSLVFLTVTLPLALPGIIAGLVLAFAKSLGEFGATITFVSNIPGETQTIPAAIYTYTQTPDGDAGALRLTLVAAAVALAALVASEWLARRARGRAAGME; translated from the coding sequence ATGGTCGCCCTCACGCCCGAAGAATGGACCGCCGTCGCGCTGAGCCTCAAGGTCTCCAGCGTGGCGACGCTGGCCTCGCTCCCCTTCGGCGTCGCGGCAGCCTGGCTGCTGGCGCGCACGCGCTTTCCCGGCAAGGCGCTGTTCGACGGGCTGGTGCACCTGCCGCTGGTGCTGCCGCCGGTCGTCACCGGCTATGTCCTGCTCCTGCTGTTCGGCCGCAGGGGTCCGATCGGCGGCTTCCTGGCCGAGCAGTTCGGGCTGGTCTTCGCCTTCCGCTGGACCGGTGCGGCGCTCGCCTGCGCCGTCATGGGCTTCCCGCTGCTGGTGCGAGCCATCCGCCTCTCCATCGAGGCGATCGACCCGAAGCTGGAGAGCGCCGCCGGCACGCTCGGCGCCCGCCCTTCGCTGGTCTTCCTCACCGTGACGCTGCCGCTGGCGCTGCCCGGCATCATCGCCGGGCTGGTGCTGGCCTTCGCCAAGTCCCTCGGCGAGTTCGGCGCCACCATCACCTTCGTCTCCAACATCCCCGGCGAGACGCAGACCATCCCCGCGGCGATCTACACCTATACCCAGACGCCGGACGGCGATGCCGGCGCCCTGCGCCTGACGCTGGTGGCGGCGGCGGTGGCGCTGGCGGCGCTGGTCGCCTCGGAGTGGCTGGCGCGGCGCGCCCGCGGCCGCGCGGCCGGCATGGAGTAG
- a CDS encoding c-type cytochrome: MTTTDSNKILMVIGFTLILTLGLGIVSGIIFEQPKLAKPGYELPDAAPAGEAAAPAAQDPPLADLLKTASAEKGAAIFKKCTSCHTIDKGGKAGNGPNLYGVLGGPHAHMEGFAYSDAMKSLHDKTWTADDFYHFIKSPQAYIKGTKMSFPGLGKPQDRADVLLYLNSQSDHPVDLPKS; encoded by the coding sequence ATGACCACGACCGACTCCAACAAGATCCTGATGGTGATCGGGTTCACCCTCATCCTGACCCTGGGCCTCGGCATCGTCTCCGGCATCATCTTCGAGCAGCCCAAGCTCGCCAAGCCGGGCTACGAGCTGCCCGACGCCGCGCCGGCTGGCGAGGCGGCCGCTCCGGCGGCGCAGGACCCGCCGCTGGCCGACCTTCTGAAGACCGCTTCCGCCGAGAAGGGCGCGGCGATCTTCAAGAAGTGCACGAGCTGCCACACCATCGACAAGGGCGGCAAGGCCGGCAACGGTCCGAACCTCTATGGCGTGCTCGGCGGCCCGCATGCCCATATGGAAGGCTTCGCCTATTCCGACGCGATGAAGTCCCTGCACGACAAGACCTGGACGGCCGACGACTTCTATCACTTCATCAAGTCGCCGCAGGCCTATATCAAGGGCACCAAGATGTCGTTCCCGGGTCTCGGCAAGCCGCAGGACCGTGCCGACGTGCTGCTCTACCTCAACAGCCAGTCCGACCACCCGGTGGACCTGCCGAAGAGCTGA
- a CDS encoding ABC transporter ATP-binding protein yields the protein MPAPAAIAGEALRKVYGATVAVDAVSFAIAPGSITALLGGNGAGKSTTIGMLMGLITPTAGRAHVLGADMARERYRVLHRMNFESPYVDMPHRLTVRQNLKVFGMLYGVGDIAGRIAALAEGLALGEFLDRPAGKLSAGQKTRVALAKALINEPDVLLLDEPTASLDPDTADWVRSHIERYRDRRAATILLASHNMGEVERLCDRVIMLKAGRIVDDDTPAGLLRRYGRDDLEEVFLDVARGHGERARP from the coding sequence ATGCCGGCGCCCGCGGCCATCGCCGGCGAGGCGCTGCGCAAGGTCTATGGCGCCACGGTCGCGGTCGACGCGGTGAGCTTCGCCATCGCGCCGGGGTCGATCACCGCGCTGCTCGGCGGCAACGGCGCCGGCAAGTCGACGACCATCGGCATGCTGATGGGCCTGATCACGCCGACGGCCGGGCGGGCCCATGTCCTCGGCGCCGACATGGCGCGCGAACGCTACCGGGTGCTGCATCGGATGAACTTCGAGAGCCCCTATGTCGACATGCCGCACCGTCTCACCGTCCGGCAGAATCTCAAGGTGTTCGGCATGCTCTACGGCGTCGGCGACATTGCCGGCCGCATCGCCGCGCTGGCCGAGGGGCTGGCGCTCGGCGAGTTCCTCGACCGTCCGGCCGGCAAGCTCTCGGCCGGCCAGAAGACGCGCGTCGCCCTGGCCAAGGCGCTGATCAACGAGCCGGACGTGCTGCTGCTCGACGAGCCGACCGCTTCGCTCGATCCCGACACGGCCGACTGGGTGCGCAGCCATATCGAGCGCTATCGCGACCGGCGCGCCGCCACCATCCTGCTCGCCTCCCACAACATGGGCGAGGTGGAGCGCCTGTGCGACCGGGTGATCATGCTGAAGGCCGGGCGCATCGTCGACGACGACACGCCCGCCGGCCTGCTCAGGCGCTACGGGCGCGACGACCTGGAGGAGGTGTTCCTGGACGTCGCCCGCGGGCACGGGGAGCGCGCCCGGCCATGA
- a CDS encoding 3-deoxy-manno-octulosonate cytidylyltransferase has product MPSPLVLIPARMASSRLPGKPLAPIAGEPMIVHVWRRACEARLGRVVVATDHPPIVEAMLAAGGEAVLTRPDHPSGSDRIFEALGAVDPEGRHDLIVNVQGDLPTIEPESIRAAYSLLLDPAVDIATLAAVITRAEEKVDPNVVKAIGSQIEPGRLRALYFTRATAPSGEGDLLHHIGLYAYRREALARFVRLPPSPLEKRERLEQLRAIEAGMRIDIAVVPAVPLGVDTPHDLERARSILESR; this is encoded by the coding sequence GTGCCCTCTCCCCTCGTCCTGATTCCGGCCCGGATGGCCTCCAGCCGCCTGCCGGGAAAACCGCTCGCGCCGATAGCCGGCGAACCGATGATCGTCCATGTCTGGCGCCGGGCCTGCGAGGCCCGACTCGGCCGGGTCGTCGTCGCCACGGATCACCCGCCGATCGTCGAGGCGATGCTGGCTGCCGGCGGGGAAGCCGTGCTCACCCGGCCCGACCATCCCTCCGGCTCCGACCGCATCTTCGAGGCGCTCGGCGCCGTCGACCCCGAGGGCCGGCACGACCTGATCGTCAACGTGCAGGGCGACCTGCCGACGATCGAGCCCGAGAGCATCCGCGCCGCCTATTCGCTCCTGCTCGATCCCGCCGTCGACATCGCCACCCTCGCCGCCGTCATCACCCGGGCGGAGGAGAAGGTCGACCCCAACGTGGTCAAGGCCATCGGCAGCCAGATCGAGCCCGGGCGCCTCAGGGCGCTCTACTTCACCCGCGCCACCGCGCCTTCCGGCGAGGGCGACCTCCTGCACCATATCGGCCTCTATGCCTATCGCCGCGAGGCCTTGGCGCGCTTCGTCCGCCTGCCGCCCTCCCCGCTGGAGAAGCGCGAGCGCCTGGAGCAATTGCGTGCCATCGAGGCCGGCATGCGCATCGACATCGCCGTCGTGCCGGCCGTGCCGCTCGGCGTCGACACCCCGCACGACCTCGAGCGTGCGCGGTCCATCTTGGAAAGCCGTTGA
- a CDS encoding thioesterase family protein, with translation MTDRVTTPREGVPFAGWDASQPIPAPLDFHRTPVLQAWTDYNDHMTESAFLLVFGDSSDAFFRYIGIDEAYRAAGASIYTVETRIHNRREARVGDPLLLTLQIFDHDAKRLHILHAMTNEATGEVLATAEQILVHVDMQAGRSSPFPPELAGRIAAIAQAHRHLPVPGTVGVPMGLRKG, from the coding sequence ATGACCGACCGGGTCACCACGCCGCGCGAGGGCGTGCCTTTCGCCGGCTGGGATGCGTCCCAGCCGATCCCGGCGCCGCTCGACTTCCACCGCACGCCGGTCCTCCAGGCCTGGACCGACTACAACGACCATATGACGGAGAGCGCGTTCCTGCTGGTGTTCGGCGATTCCAGCGACGCCTTCTTCCGCTATATCGGCATCGACGAGGCCTACCGGGCCGCCGGCGCGTCGATCTACACGGTGGAGACGCGTATCCACAACCGCCGGGAAGCCCGCGTCGGCGATCCCTTGCTGCTCACCCTGCAGATCTTCGACCACGACGCCAAGCGCCTGCACATCCTGCACGCCATGACCAACGAGGCCACCGGCGAGGTGCTGGCCACGGCCGAGCAGATCCTGGTGCATGTCGACATGCAGGCCGGGCGCTCCAGCCCCTTCCCGCCGGAGCTCGCCGGACGCATCGCGGCGATTGCGCAGGCGCATCGCCACCTGCCGGTGCCCGGGACGGTCGGGGTGCCGATGGGGCTGCGCAAGGGCTGA
- a CDS encoding type II toxin-antitoxin system VapC family toxin — protein MAPRIYIDTNIFITLVEGSPTPSLTEVIALVESGKALAFTSDLTIAEVLVHPYADGDDARAQAYIDMISPNEVMRIVPVEREVLIRAARLRSLRRSLKLPDAIHAASAELADCGIFLSNDADIEVRGPMQRVGLEEDDLQALIAFLA, from the coding sequence ATGGCGCCACGGATCTATATCGATACGAACATCTTCATCACTCTCGTGGAAGGCTCACCAACACCCTCACTCACCGAGGTCATAGCGCTGGTCGAATCGGGCAAGGCTCTCGCCTTCACTAGCGACCTGACTATCGCGGAGGTGTTGGTTCACCCCTATGCAGACGGCGACGATGCACGGGCACAGGCCTATATAGACATGATCTCTCCGAACGAGGTGATGCGCATCGTTCCGGTCGAGCGCGAGGTTCTAATCAGAGCTGCACGCCTCCGATCCCTGCGTCGCTCGCTCAAGCTGCCGGATGCAATCCACGCCGCGAGTGCTGAATTGGCGGACTGCGGAATATTTCTGTCGAACGACGCCGATATCGAGGTGCGAGGCCCCATGCAGCGTGTGGGACTCGAGGAGGACGACCTGCAGGCTCTGATCGCGTTTCTCGCATGA
- a CDS encoding 3-keto-5-aminohexanoate cleavage protein → MNQDVIISCAVTGAGDTVGKHPAIPVTPREIAEAAIEAAKAGAAIAHLHVRDPETGKAARKLEHYREAVARIRDSGVDVVINLTAGMGGDFVFDPQNPATGRAGTDIADAAERVAHVEELRPEICTLDCGSLNFGDGLFMATADLLRDMAARIQAAGVKPEIECFELGHIWLAKDLIKRGLIDAPPLFQLCLGIPWGAEATTETMLAMRNHLPDGANWAGFAIGRMQMPFVAQAMLLGGNVRVGLEDNIWLDRGVPASNGSLTTRAREIVERLGGRALTPAQAREKLGLRQQA, encoded by the coding sequence ATGAACCAGGACGTCATCATCAGCTGCGCCGTCACCGGCGCCGGCGACACCGTCGGCAAGCACCCGGCCATTCCGGTGACGCCCAGAGAGATCGCCGAGGCCGCCATCGAGGCGGCCAAGGCCGGCGCGGCCATCGCCCATCTGCACGTGCGCGATCCCGAGACCGGCAAGGCCGCCCGCAAGCTCGAGCACTACCGCGAAGCCGTGGCGCGCATTCGCGACAGCGGCGTCGACGTGGTGATCAACCTCACCGCCGGCATGGGCGGCGACTTCGTCTTCGACCCGCAGAACCCGGCCACGGGGCGGGCCGGCACCGACATCGCCGATGCCGCCGAGCGCGTCGCCCATGTCGAGGAGCTCAGGCCGGAGATCTGCACCCTCGACTGCGGCTCGCTCAATTTCGGCGACGGCCTGTTCATGGCCACCGCCGACCTCCTGCGCGACATGGCCGCCCGCATCCAGGCCGCCGGCGTCAAGCCGGAGATCGAGTGTTTCGAGCTCGGCCATATCTGGCTGGCCAAGGACCTGATCAAGCGCGGCCTGATCGACGCGCCGCCGCTGTTCCAGCTCTGCCTCGGCATCCCCTGGGGCGCGGAGGCCACCACCGAGACCATGCTGGCCATGCGCAACCACCTGCCCGACGGCGCCAACTGGGCCGGCTTCGCCATCGGCCGCATGCAGATGCCCTTCGTCGCGCAGGCCATGCTGCTCGGCGGCAATGTCCGCGTCGGCCTGGAGGACAATATCTGGCTCGACCGCGGCGTGCCCGCCTCCAACGGCTCGCTCACCACCCGCGCCCGCGAGATCGTCGAGCGCCTGGGCGGGCGGGCCCTGACCCCGGCGCAGGCGCGCGAGAAGCTGGGGCTGCGGCAGCAGGCATGA
- a CDS encoding polyhydroxyalkanoate depolymerase, which translates to MDGSGYSGGAFGAFSMPVYSLYEATHAALGPARALSDATKAYFLNPGNPFSHTPWGKSVAAACEVFERVTRRYGKPAFGLDTTLVGGERVSVREEIVWQRPFCKLIHFARAIKAQRRPDPKILLVAPMSGHYATLLRGTVAAFLPNHEVYITDWEDARMVPLSAGSFDLDDYIDYVVSMLHALGPDTHVVGVCQPSVPVMAAVSRMEAEKDPYIPLTMTLMGGPIDTRLSPTKVNEVAVEKGLGWFRRNVIAKVPFPHPGFMREVYPGFLQLTGFMTMNLDRHVDAHKELYFNLVRGDGDNAQKHREFYDEYLSVMDLTAEFYIQTVDTVFIKYALAKGEMTHRGKPVDPGAIRNVALLTIEGENDDITGHGQTHAAHALCPNIPAEKKAQYTQMSVGHYGVFNGSRFRAEIAPRIADFVRSNPRKSDVPKGGNLVALDTKRMKSARPRLDRPAAE; encoded by the coding sequence ATGGACGGTTCTGGTTACAGCGGCGGCGCCTTCGGCGCCTTCTCCATGCCGGTCTACAGCCTCTATGAGGCGACGCACGCGGCGCTCGGGCCGGCCCGGGCGCTGTCCGATGCGACCAAGGCCTATTTCCTCAATCCCGGCAATCCCTTCTCCCATACGCCCTGGGGCAAGTCGGTCGCCGCGGCCTGCGAGGTGTTCGAGCGCGTCACCCGGCGCTACGGCAAGCCGGCCTTCGGCCTCGATACCACGCTGGTCGGCGGCGAGCGGGTGTCGGTGCGCGAGGAGATCGTCTGGCAGCGCCCGTTCTGCAAGCTGATCCACTTCGCCCGCGCCATCAAGGCGCAGCGCCGTCCCGACCCGAAGATCCTCTTGGTGGCGCCGATGTCGGGCCACTATGCCACGCTGCTGCGCGGCACGGTCGCGGCCTTCCTGCCCAACCACGAGGTCTACATCACCGACTGGGAAGACGCGCGCATGGTGCCGCTGTCGGCGGGCAGCTTCGACCTCGACGACTATATCGACTATGTCGTCTCCATGCTGCACGCGCTGGGGCCGGACACGCACGTCGTCGGCGTGTGCCAGCCTTCGGTGCCGGTCATGGCCGCCGTCTCCCGCATGGAGGCGGAGAAGGATCCCTACATCCCCCTCACCATGACGCTGATGGGCGGGCCGATCGACACGCGGCTGTCGCCGACCAAGGTCAACGAGGTGGCGGTGGAGAAGGGGCTCGGCTGGTTCCGCCGCAACGTCATCGCCAAGGTGCCGTTCCCGCATCCCGGCTTCATGCGCGAGGTCTATCCCGGCTTCCTGCAGCTCACCGGCTTCATGACCATGAACCTCGACCGGCATGTCGACGCGCACAAGGAGCTCTATTTCAACCTGGTGCGGGGTGACGGCGACAACGCCCAGAAGCATCGCGAGTTCTACGACGAATACCTCTCGGTGATGGACCTGACCGCCGAATTCTACATCCAGACGGTCGACACGGTGTTCATCAAATATGCCCTGGCCAAGGGCGAGATGACCCATCGCGGCAAGCCGGTCGACCCCGGCGCGATCCGCAACGTGGCGCTCCTGACCATCGAGGGCGAGAACGACGACATCACCGGCCATGGCCAGACCCATGCGGCGCACGCGCTCTGCCCGAACATCCCGGCGGAGAAGAAGGCGCAGTACACGCAGATGAGCGTCGGGCATTACGGCGTGTTCAACGGCTCGCGCTTCCGGGCCGAGATCGCCCCGCGCATCGCCGATTTCGTCCGCTCCAACCCGCGCAAGAGCGACGTGCCGAAGGGCGGCAACCTGGTGGCGCTCGACACCAAGCGCATGAAGAGCGCCAGGCCGCGCCTGGACCGCCCGGCGGCGGAGTAG